The nucleotide window CGCGCACCCTGAGATCGACCGTCAGGGAGATATTGAAGCTCGAAATAGCGTTCAGCGAAAAGGATCATCTATATTTTGAAATTGGAGCCACGGGATTTCTAAGAAGAATGGTAAGATTGGTTGTCGGGACACTTATTCAGGTAGGAAAAGATAGAATCACAGTCGAAGGCTTCAGGAGAATATTGGAATCTGGGGAAAGAACCAAATTTGTACGGCCTGCCCCCCCGTGGGGACTTTATTTGAAAGAGGTCAAATATTGAAGGGAATTTTAGACGAAATGCGGGGTTGGAAAACCCCGCCTATCGTTATTGATGACAATATCACTTATTGTGGATAGTCGGGACATTCTTGTCCCGAAATTTGGGCAAATCGTTGACATTTGATCGTCCCACCAGCAAGACTGGTGGCCTACCCTAGTTGCAATTAATCAATCATGTCCAATTGTTCTGAAAAATTCATTGATGAAAATCTGTAATCAATCGGGTCTTCAACCATACCTTTCCTTACAGGATTTGCGTGAATATAGTCTAGCTTCTCCCTGCACTTTTCCTCGGAATAAATCCCAAAATCATAGAAGCTCTTTTGCCATATGGTACCTTTGACGCCCAGACTTCTTAACTTGTAAGCGAATAAGCTCTTAATTTTTTGAATGACCGATGAGATTCCAAAGCCCTTCTTTGGCATTATCAATAAGTGAAAATGGTCTGGCATTAGAACAAACCCCAAAAGCAGAAATCCATATCTATCCCTGCAACAGAATAGATTTTTAACGAATAATTCTGCATAAATATAATTAAGGAAAATGGGATTGTTATATAACGTTTTCGATGTTACGAAGTATACGTGATTTTCAATATTATACCGTTTCAGTTTTGACACAATATAATTATAAACCCACCAGCAAGACTGGTGGGCTACCCGTCTGGGGGAGGATAGGGATGGGTGGGTTACCCGCTTTAATTAAGCGATGCTATCGCCGGGTAGGTCACGAGTCTTGCTCGTGACATTCGATTATTCGTTAAAAAAATCATTTAAATTATTGGACAGGTTACAAATTAGAATAAATATGCAAAAATAAGCAGGACCGAAATGAAATTTCTCAGATATAAAACTAAAGACGGCAAGGTAAAACACGGCTATCTTGAAGAAGGCAAAGTATTTGAGATCGTCGGAGACATCCTTGGCGAATATCATTCATCTGGTAACGAGTACGAGGTCAATGATATAAAATTCCTGGCTCCATGCTCCCCGAGTAAAATTGTGGCAGTAGGGCTTAATTACAGGGACCATGCGGAAGAACTTAAAAAGAAGATTCCTGACGAACCCTTACTCTTTATGAAGCCATCGACCTCAATAATCGGCCATGAAGATAAAATTATATACCCAAGTCACATGTCCTCACGGGTTGATTACGAGGGAGAGCTTGCAGTCGTTATAGGAAAAGAGGCAAAGTGGGTAAATGAATCTGAGGCATTTCAGTATATATTTGGATACACTTGCATAAACGATGTTACGGCCCGGGATCTCCAGGTAAAGGATGTTCAATATACAAGGGCGAAGGGATTCGATACCTTTGCTCCGATCGGGCCGGTTATAGAAACAGAAATCGATCCATCAGATTTAGAAATTTCGACATTCCTTAACGGTGAGCTAAAGCAACATTCCAGGACATCTGAAATTATTTTCAAAGTTCCTAGGCTCCTAAGCTTCATCTCAAGGGTCATGACGCTTCTTCCCGGAGATATAATCGCGACTGGC belongs to Thermodesulfobacteriota bacterium and includes:
- a CDS encoding fumarylacetoacetate hydrolase family protein gives rise to the protein MKFLRYKTKDGKVKHGYLEEGKVFEIVGDILGEYHSSGNEYEVNDIKFLAPCSPSKIVAVGLNYRDHAEELKKKIPDEPLLFMKPSTSIIGHEDKIIYPSHMSSRVDYEGELAVVIGKEAKWVNESEAFQYIFGYTCINDVTARDLQVKDVQYTRAKGFDTFAPIGPVIETEIDPSDLEISTFLNGELKQHSRTSEIIFKVPRLLSFISRVMTLLPGDIIATGTPSGIGPMKISDKIEIKVEGIGNLKNYVA
- a CDS encoding transposase; amino-acid sequence: MSKLKRYNIENHVYFVTSKTLYNNPIFLNYIYAELFVKNLFCCRDRYGFLLLGFVLMPDHFHLLIMPKKGFGISSVIQKIKSLFAYKLRSLGVKGTIWQKSFYDFGIYSEEKCREKLDYIHANPVRKGMVEDPIDYRFSSMNFSEQLDMID